The following proteins are encoded in a genomic region of Periophthalmus magnuspinnatus isolate fPerMag1 chromosome 23, fPerMag1.2.pri, whole genome shotgun sequence:
- the LOC117392109 gene encoding metallophosphoesterase domain-containing protein 1-like, whose amino-acid sequence MWRSLHTGTVVKLGVYARCSRQPWYYGWGFNLPRGQALLDKWNQIPDSTDILVTHCPPLGFLDWVPKKMQRVGCMELLNTVQRRVQPKLHVFGHIHEGYGMMTDGTTTFVNASACTVNFLPMNPPIVFDLPNPRSS is encoded by the exons ATGTGGCGTTCGCTGCACACGGGGACAGTTGTAAAACTTGGCGTTTACGCTCGATGCTCACG GCAGCCGTGGTACTACGGTTGGGGGTTCAATCTCCCGCGAGGCCAGGCACTTCTGGACAAGTGGAACCAGATCCCGGACAGCACAGACATCCTGGTGACACACTGCCCCCCGCTGG GTTTTCTGGACTGGGTTCCAAAGAAGATGCAGCGTGTGGGCTGCATGGAGCTGCTCAACACCGTCCAGAGGAGAGTCCAGCCCAAActgcacgtgtttggacacatACATGAAg GTTATGGGATGATGACAGATGGCACCACCACCTTTGTCAACGCCTCCGCCTGCACCGTTAACTTCCTGCCTATGAACCCGCCCATCGTGTTTGATCTGCCCAATCCCAGGAGCTCATGA